From the genome of Impatiens glandulifera chromosome 9, dImpGla2.1, whole genome shotgun sequence, one region includes:
- the LOC124914794 gene encoding leucine-rich repeat receptor-like serine/threonine/tyrosine-protein kinase SOBIR1 codes for MATLFRLSLLLFSLLSIFILTHARLNLHRPDHDALQIFKRIIQVNGQSLHHETACHAADGIYCERRLVNNTHVLRITRIVLESHHLHGTLSPAIGRLSELRELSLPHNFLSGSIPPQISDCRKLEILNLRNNRFSGKVPPVLSSLIRLRIIDFASNELNGDLSFLRYFPNLEKLSLENNKFSGKIPNSVQSFLNLQSFNFSGNNGISLPKRYILLENSNTRSDGASSIAMTPSSSPLASKNLNSTDSGPSPSPSTSPAAENKKKKNKHPTTWILGFVAGLVAGTISGLLFSLLFKIVTFIIQGRGKEPGIVIFSQSIKNTEDLAFLQQEDGLASLELIGKGGCGEVYKSELPGSDGKLIAIKKIIPVKEGSDLSDEESRFLDKKMRQIKSEIQTVGQIRHRNLLPLLAYVPRPDCHFLIYEFMKNGSLQDTLYLAVQGKVELDWLARHKIAIGIATGLEYLHLSQSTRIIHRDLKPANVLLDDNMEARITDFGLAKVMPDANTHITASNVAGTAGYIAPEYHQTLKFTDKCDIYSFGVLLGALVMGKFPTDEFFQQTAEPTLVKWMRSIMTSEEPLRAIDPMMIGNGFHEQMLLVLKIACFCTIDDPKQRPNSKEVCVMLSQIKH; via the coding sequence ATGGCGACCTTATTCCGTCTATCTCTCCTCCTCTTCTCTCTCTTATCCATCTTCATACTAACTCATGCCAGACTCAATCTCCACCGTCCAGATCACGACGCACTTCAAATCTTCAAAAGAATTATTCAAGTCAACGGCCAATCCCTCCACCATGAAACCGCCTGCCATGCCGCCGACGGCATCTATTGTGAACGACGGTTGGTCAATAACACCCACGTGCTTCGAATCACCCGCATCGTGCTTGAATCTCATCACCTACATGGAACTCTTTCTCCGGCTATTGGACGCTTATCGGAGCTCCGGGAACTCTCTCTTCCTCATAACTTTCTTTCCGGGTCTATTCCACCTCAGATCTCCGATTGCAGGAAGCTTGAGATTCTCAATCTGAGAAATAATCGATTCTCTGGTAAAGTCCCGCCGGTGCTTTCTTCTTTGATTCGTCTTCGAATTATTGACTTTGCCTCTAATGAACTCAATGGGGATCTGAGTTTCCTCCGTTACTTCCCTAATCTTGAAAAACTTTCACTTGAAAACAATAAGTTTTCCGGGAAAATCCCCAATTCAGTTCAATCGTTTCTGAATCTCCAATCCTTTAACTTCTCCGGCAACAATGGAATTTCTCTTCCCAAACGTTACATCTTGTTAGAGAATTCCAACACGAGAAGTGACGGAGCAAGTTCAATAGCAATGACACCTTCGTCTTCACCTTTAGCAAGCAAGAATTTAAACAGCACGGATTCAGGTCCGTCACCGTCACCGTCAACATCCCCGGCGGCcgagaacaagaagaagaagaataaacaCCCAACAACATGGATTCTGGGTTTCGTTGCCGGATTGGTCGCCGGAACTATCTCCGGTTTGCTATTCTCACTTCTGTTCAAAATAGTAACTTTCATCATCCAAGGCAGAGGAAAGGAACCGGGTATTGTAATCTTCAGTCAGTCGATTAAGAATACAGAGGATTTAGCCTTCCTTCAGCAAGAAGACGGTCTGGCATCTCTAGAGCTGATCGGAAAAGGGGGTTGTGGAGAGGTTTACAAGTCGGAGTTACCAGGAAGTGATGGAAAGTTAATTGCGATTAAAAAGATCATACCCGTCAAAGAAGGGTCGGATCTAAGTGATGAAGAATCAAGATTTCTTGACAAGAAGATGCGGCAGATCAAATCAGAAATTCAAACCGTGGGTCAGATCCGTCACAGAAACCTCCTACCTCTTCTAGCCTACGTTCCTCGTCCCGATTGTCATTTCCTAATATACGAATTCATGAAAAACGGCAGTTTACAAGACACTCTGTATCTAGCTGTTCAAGGTAAAGTTGAATTAGATTGGTTAGCCCGACACAAAATCGCAATAGGAATAGCAACCGGTCTTGAATACCTTCACTTAAGCCAAAGCACACGAATTATCCACCGAGATTTAAAACCGGCTAACGTACTTCTAGACGACAACATGGAAGCTCGAATCACCGATTTCGGTCTGGCCAAGGTGATGCCAGACGCCAACACACACATAACCGCGTCCAATGTGGCTGGAACCGCGGGTTATATCGCGCCTGAATATCACCAAACGCTGAAGTTCACTGACAAGTGCGATATATATAGCTTCGGCGTTCTTCTCGGGGCTTTAGTGATGGGTAAGTTTCCTACTGACGAGTTCTTTCAGCAAACCGCTGAGCCGACACTGGTTAAGTGGATGAGGAGCATCATGACTTCGGAAGAACCTTTAAGGGCGATTGATCCGATGATGATTGGAAATGGGTTTCATGAACAAATGCTACTTGTACTTAAGATCGCTTGCTTTTGTACTATAGACGATCCAAAGCAGAGGCCAAACAGTAAGGAAGTCTGCGTTATGTTGTCTCAAATCAAGCACTAG
- the LOC124916326 gene encoding peptide methionine sulfoxide reductase-like — translation MEKWNIASSSPCLILPAVFVHELDLRGKEDSINNHSAMAAASNPAFEPDQDKPIDPKLEFAQFAAGCFWGVELAFQRINGVVKTEVGYSQGHAADPDYKLVCTGSTGHAEVIRVQFDPSVCPYSNLLSLFWSRHDPTTLNRQGNDVGTQYRSGIYYYNEDQANLARQSKEAKQEEVEINIVTEILPAKKFYRAEEYHQQYLEKGGGSHGRKQSAAKGCNDPIRCYG, via the exons ATGGAAAAATGGAATATTGCCTCTTCGAGTCCATGTCTCATTTTGCCAGCTGTATTTGTACATGAACTGGACTT GCGTGGGAAGGAGGATTCAATCAATAATCATTCAGCAATGGCGGCGGCGAGCAACCCGGCTTTTGAACCGGATCAGGACAAACCGATCGATCCGAAACTGGAATTCGCCCAATTCGCAGCGGGGTGCTTCTGGGGCGTGGAGCTTGCTTTTCAGAGGATTAATGGGGTTGTGAAAACTGAAGTCGGTTATTCTCAGGGCCACGCTGCGGATCCCGACTACAAGCTTGTCTGCACCGGATCCACCGGCCATGCCGAAGTTATCCGGGTTCAATTCGACCCATCTGTCTGTCCTTATTCCAATCTCCTTTCTCTCTTCTGGTCTCGCCATGATCCCACCACTCTCAATCGCCAG GGTAACGACGTGGGCACCCAGTATCGATCAGGGATTTACTACTACAACGAAGATCAAGCCAATCTGGCTCGTCAATCGAAGGAAGCAAAACAAGAGGAGGTCGAGATCAACATCGTAACTGAAATCCTTCCGGCGAAGAAGTTCTACAGGGCGGAAGAGTATCATCAGCAGTACTTGGAGAAAGGCGGCGGAAGCCATGGCCGGAAGCAATCGGCCGCAAAGGGCTGCAATGATCCCATCCGTTGCTACGGTTAA
- the LOC124916327 gene encoding acyltransferase Pun1-like, whose translation MNGFKVDIVSKHIIKPSTLTPESKRILKLSLLDQMTPQIYGTGIFFFSPDAKRNPSDMFRSLRDSLSQVLPKFYPMAGQVKDPSTIECNDEGAYFIEAHVNCKMEDMLKKPDMLLLNKLHSTDKDSVESCSNAVIIFQFNIFDCGGVAITTSISHKLGDINMLLALLKAWTTTSRGDGGGNEEVMPEFIGGSLLPHKEELMIPDLGVFMEPSKSQRFVFQGDKIAALKAKIEADGGGEQASSKVEVVLAIILKNAVEASREVVVVLSDDVHDDEPDTPAIFFQTVNIRSMMKPPLSKYSVGNLLWQYPVFIEEKEIKLHEIVAGMRKEMKEMREVKAAKLKGEEGFMEVMKTLGEWAFHFITNKDIFRCTSWCRSGLYEVDFGWGKPIWVCGVTPQMRNIIVLIDTKDGNGVEAWISLDEKEMAIFEKKEELFEFAQLNPNVQM comes from the exons atGAATGGATTTAAAGTTGATATTGTTTCAAAACACATCATCAAGCCATCCACTCTAACCCCTGAAAGCAAAAGGATCTTGAAACTATCTCTTTTAGACCAAATGACTCCTCAAATCTATGGCACTggcattttcttcttctcaCCCGACGCCAAAAGAAATCCCTCCGACATGTTCAG GTCCCTACGAGACTCACTATCTCAAGTTCTCCCCAAGTTCTATCCAATGGCCGGTCAAGTGAAAGACCCTTCCACCATCGAATGCAACGACGAAGGGGCTTACTTCATCGAAGCCCATGTCAACTGCAAGATGGAAGACATGCTCAAGAAACCCGACATGCTATTACTTAATAAGCTCCACTCCACAGACAAGGACAGCGTAGAGTCATGCTCAAACGCGGTCATAATCTTCCAATTCAATATATTTGATTGTGGCGGCGTGGCGATCACTACAAGCATTTCTCACAAGCTCGGCGACATCAACATGTTGTTGGCCTTACTAAAGGCGTGGACTACAACTTCAAGAGGAGATGGTGGTGGTAATGAGGAAGTTATGCCCGAGTTCATCGGTGGGTCCCTATTACCCCACAAAGAGGAGCTGATGATACCGGACCTAGGTGTTTTTATGGAACCGTCGAAGTCTCAAAGATTTGTGTTTCAAGGCGACAAAATCGCCGCCTTGAAGGCAAAGATAGAGGCTGATGGTGGCGGTGAACAAGCATCATCCAAAGTGGAG GTAGTTTTAGCGATCATATTGAAAAATGCAGTTGAGGCCTCGAGAGAAGTAGTAGTAGTATTGTCCGACGATGTTCATGATGATGAGCCCGATACACCGGCCATATTCTTCCAGACAGTGAACATCAGAAGCATGATGAAACCTCCTCTATCAAAATACTCAGTCGGAAACCTCTTGTGGCAATACCCGGTTTTCATCGAAGAAAAGGAGATAAAACTGCACGAAATCGTGGCGGGGATGAGGAAAGAAATGAAGGAGATGCGTGAAGTGAAGGCGGCTAAGCTTAAAGGAGAAGAAGGGTTTATGGAAGTAATGAAGACTTTGGGAGAATGGGCATTTCATTTCATAACAAACAAGGATATTTTTAGGTGCACAAGCTGGTGTAGGAGTGGATTGTATGAAGTTGATTTTGGGTGGGGGAAGCCAATATGGGTATGTGGAGTTACACCACAAATGAGGAACATTATTGTGTTGATAGATACAAAGGATGGTAATGGAGTGGAGGCTTGGATCAGTTTGGATGAAAAAGAGATGGCCATTTTTGAGAAGAAAGAAGAGCTTTTTGAGTTTGCTCAACTCAATCCTAATGTCCAAATGTGA
- the LOC124915404 gene encoding vignain: MAFSKSFIVFFALFLILLLQMIECFDFHEKELETEEGLWQLYERWRSHHTTSNSLQEKKQRFNVFKHNARYVHEFNKLDKPYKLKLNKFSDMTSHEFRSIYAGSKIKHNRMLNGVRDANRTFMYENMENIPLSMDWRKKGAVTPVKDQGQCGSCWAFSTIVGVEGVNQIKTQKLVSLSEQELVDCDRSKNSGCSGGLMDLAFEFIKENGGITSEEDYPYLAADGVCDNSKLTSHVVTIDGYEDVPVNDEKALLKAAANQPISVAIDASGSDFQHYSEGVYTGGTCGTELDHGVAIVGYGATLLGKKYWIVKNSWGTDWGEKGYIRMKRDVSQIQGLCGIAMEASYPTKLSPTNNLKEPKSSIEKNDEL; encoded by the exons ATGGCATTCTCTAAATCTTTCATTGTTTTCTTTGCCCTCTttctaattcttcttcttcaaatgaTCGAGTGTTTCGATTTCCATGAAAAGGAGTTGGAGACGGAGGAGGGTCTCTGGCAGTTATACGAGAGATGGAGAAGCCACCACACTACCTCGAATAGCCTCCAAGAGAAGAAACAGCGTTTCAACGTGTTCAAACATAATGCTCGATACGTTCACGAGTTTAACAAGCTAGACAAGCCATACAAGTTGAAGCTGAACAAGTTCTCGGACATGACTAGTCATGAATTCCGAAGTATCTATGCTGGCTCCAAGATTAAACATAATAGGATGTTAAACGGGGTTAGAGATGCTAACCGAACTTTTATGTATGAGAATATGGAAAATATTCCGTTGTCTATGGATTGGAGGAAGAAGGGTGCTGTCACCCCCGTGAAGGACCAAGGACAATGCG GGAGTTGTTGGGCTTTTTCCACGATTGTTGGAGTTGAGGGTGTGAACCAAATCAAGACACAAAAACTTGTTTCTTTGTCCGAACAAGAATTGGTCGATTGTGATAGGTCAAAGAACAGCGGATGCAGTGGAGGGCTCATGGATTTGGCTTTCGAGTTCATCAAGGAAAATGGAGGCATCACATCCGAGGAAGACTATCCTTACCTAGCGGCAGATGGTGTTTGCGACAATTCCAAG TTGACCTCTCATGTGGTAACGATTGATGGTTACGAGGATGTACCCGTAAACGATGAGAAAGCACTTCTTAAGGCAGCAGCCAACCAACCTATATCGGTTGCTATAGATGCCAGTGGTTCCGATTTCCAGCATTACTCCGAG GGCGTGTATACCGGTGGTACATGTGGGACAGAACTGGACCACGGTGTAGCCATCGTAGGGTACGGTGCGACCTTACTCGGGAAAAAGTATTGGATCGTGAAAAACTCTTGGGGAACCGATTGGGGAGAAAAAGGGTACATAAGAATGAAGCGCGATGTATCGCAAATACAAGGATTGTGTGGCATAGCTATGGAAGCTTCTTATCCTACCAAATTATCACCAACCAACAACCTTAAAGAACCCAAATCATCTATAGAGAAAAATGATGAACTTTAA